One stretch of Acuticoccus sediminis DNA includes these proteins:
- a CDS encoding branched-chain amino acid ABC transporter permease has protein sequence MDQTTSRLTPETAAASTSATRRARARRRSLGGMAATLVVLAVFVALPFLLSNFGVSTLTKVLIYSLAILGLNLLTGINGQFSLGHGAFFAIGAYTTAILMVHFGVPYPLTLPVAAVVTFAIGVAFGLPALRLENIYLALATFALAVATPQILKLSPLEAWTGGVQGLQYYAMKPKVPLGLPLSANQYMYFFVLLVCVLVYWFAHNLVTSRTGRAFMAIRDNPIAARSMGVDVSRYKATCFGISAMIAGLAGSLTAIYLPFVAPDSFTFTLSIALFVGMVVGGVGWLPGAIFGGLFVVYAPNVAQEVATKGLAGAVYGLILILLIYLAPQGIGGLVRSSLRRLRHLNDKGPASGH, from the coding sequence ATGGACCAGACCACGTCCCGCCTCACACCCGAGACCGCGGCCGCCTCCACGTCCGCCACGCGCCGTGCCAGGGCACGCCGGCGCAGCCTCGGCGGGATGGCGGCGACCCTCGTCGTCCTCGCGGTCTTCGTCGCCCTGCCGTTCCTGCTCTCGAACTTCGGCGTCTCGACGCTGACGAAGGTGCTGATCTATTCGCTGGCGATCCTCGGCCTCAACCTCCTCACCGGGATCAACGGGCAGTTCTCGCTCGGCCACGGCGCCTTCTTCGCCATCGGCGCCTACACCACCGCCATCCTCATGGTCCACTTCGGCGTCCCCTACCCGCTGACGCTGCCGGTGGCGGCGGTGGTGACGTTCGCCATCGGCGTCGCCTTCGGGCTGCCGGCGCTTCGGCTGGAGAACATCTACCTGGCGCTCGCCACCTTCGCGCTCGCCGTCGCGACCCCGCAGATCCTGAAGCTCTCGCCCCTCGAGGCGTGGACCGGCGGCGTGCAGGGCCTGCAGTACTACGCGATGAAGCCGAAGGTGCCGCTCGGCCTGCCGCTCAGCGCCAACCAGTACATGTACTTCTTCGTGCTCCTCGTGTGCGTCCTCGTCTACTGGTTCGCGCACAACCTCGTGACGAGCCGCACCGGACGCGCCTTCATGGCGATCCGCGACAACCCGATCGCGGCGCGGTCGATGGGCGTCGACGTCTCCAGGTACAAGGCGACCTGCTTCGGGATCTCGGCGATGATCGCCGGGCTCGCGGGGAGCCTCACCGCCATCTACCTGCCGTTCGTGGCGCCCGACAGCTTCACCTTCACGCTCTCCATCGCGCTCTTCGTCGGCATGGTGGTGGGCGGCGTCGGCTGGCTGCCGGGGGCGATCTTCGGCGGGCTCTTCGTGGTCTACGCGCCCAACGTCGCCCAGGAGGTCGCCACCAAGGGCCTCGCCGGCGCCGTCTACGGGCTGATCCTCATCCTTCTCATCTACCTCGCCCCGCAGGGGATCGGCGGTCTCGTCCGCTCCTCGCTGCGGCGGCTCAGGCACCTCAACGACAAAGGCCCCGCGAGCGGGCACTGA
- a CDS encoding ABC transporter substrate-binding protein — protein sequence MILTPTRRGVLKGGAAIAASSMLPLPAIAKGQTIKIGNTMPYSGPASAYGQIGMTIGHYIEKLNADGGVKGVKFEWVSYDDGYSPPKTFEQTQRLVESDEVHFLMSSLGTPTVSAINDYTNAMEIPLLFVSSGASKWGHPETHPWTMGWQPDYVSEGRIYGRYVLSEAPGGKVGILYQNDDYGKDYVNGFKEALGDKVSMIVAEEPYEVSDPTVDSQIIKLKSAGADIFLNITTPKFAAQAIRKVAELGWKPLHLLNNVSQSVGAVLKPAGLDNSKDIVSASYAKDPTDPAMKDDETMLAMHAFLDQYYPDADRASSFTVFGYGHGLTLEHLFNQLGDDLSREAIMSAAANLDFKLGTLRPGVTIKTSETDFYPIQSMWLTRFDGNSWVAFGDVLSGAAQGS from the coding sequence ATGATCCTGACCCCCACTCGTCGCGGCGTGCTCAAGGGCGGTGCCGCAATCGCTGCGTCCTCGATGCTGCCGCTGCCGGCCATCGCCAAGGGGCAGACGATCAAGATCGGCAACACGATGCCGTATTCGGGACCGGCCTCCGCATACGGGCAGATCGGCATGACCATCGGCCACTACATCGAGAAGCTGAACGCCGACGGCGGGGTGAAGGGCGTCAAGTTCGAGTGGGTCTCCTACGACGACGGCTACAGCCCGCCGAAGACCTTCGAGCAGACCCAGCGCCTGGTGGAGTCGGACGAGGTCCACTTCCTGATGTCGAGCCTCGGCACCCCGACGGTCTCGGCGATCAACGACTACACCAACGCGATGGAGATCCCGCTCCTCTTCGTCTCCTCCGGCGCCTCGAAGTGGGGCCACCCGGAGACGCACCCGTGGACGATGGGCTGGCAGCCGGACTACGTCTCGGAGGGCCGCATCTACGGCCGGTACGTGCTCAGCGAGGCGCCGGGCGGCAAGGTCGGCATCCTCTACCAGAACGACGACTACGGGAAGGACTACGTCAACGGCTTCAAGGAGGCCCTCGGCGACAAGGTCTCGATGATCGTCGCCGAGGAGCCCTACGAGGTCTCCGACCCGACGGTCGACAGCCAGATCATCAAGCTGAAGTCGGCCGGGGCGGACATCTTCCTCAACATCACGACACCGAAGTTCGCGGCGCAGGCGATCCGCAAGGTGGCCGAGCTCGGCTGGAAGCCGCTGCACCTCCTCAACAACGTCTCGCAGTCGGTCGGCGCCGTGCTGAAGCCGGCGGGCCTCGACAACTCGAAGGACATCGTCTCGGCCTCCTACGCGAAGGATCCCACCGATCCGGCGATGAAGGACGACGAGACGATGCTGGCGATGCACGCCTTCCTCGACCAGTACTACCCGGACGCCGACCGCGCCTCCTCCTTCACCGTGTTCGGGTACGGCCACGGCCTCACGCTGGAGCACCTCTTCAACCAGCTCGGCGACGACCTCTCGCGCGAGGCGATCATGAGCGCGGCGGCGAACCTCGACTTCAAGCTCGGCACGCTCCGCCCCGGCGTCACGATCAAGACGAGCGAGACGGATTTCTACCCGATCCAGAGCATGTGGCTGACGCGGTTCGACGGCAACTCGTGGGTGGCCTTCGGCGACGTCCTTTCCGGCGCCGCGCAGGGCTCCTGA
- the ligA gene encoding NAD-dependent DNA ligase LigA, whose amino-acid sequence MERHAALAAEIAEHDKRYFQDDAPTVSDAEYDALRRELEDLETEHPELADGSTAGIGAAPSGAFATVEHPVDMLSLNKALTDEEVSEFIVRVRRFLKLPADETPATTAEPKIDGLSISLRYEARRLVVAATRGDGHTGENVTANVAHVAAIPQTLPKDAPDIFEIRGEVYMTHDAFDALNARLAEDGKNPVANPRNAAAGSLRQVDPAKTADRPLDFFAYGWGEVSALPADTQHGMIEALKSYGMPVNPLTRICHGLDEMLAAYADVAALRSELPYDIDGMVYKLDRLDLQRRLGERERRPRWAVAHKFPAERAVTTLEDIEIQVGRTGALTPVARLAPITIGGVVVRNATLHNADEIARLDARIGDTVEIQRAGDVIPQVLRVLKDKRPEGAAPYVFPDHCPVCGSKVEQETNPGTNQPGVVRRCTGGLICPAQQYERLRHFVSRAAFDIEGLGAKQIAAFHSEGLIDTPADIFTLEARDAGRQEGERIIDREGYGETSVRNLFDSIESRRTIPLRRMIYALGIRRVGEVSARVLARHFQSWAAFRAAMGSLAMDVDARAERRRILRAAGKRKRSADAAAEVLALPDVSKEALAADELRDELTVIDGIGEVVVDALEAFFEEPRNVAAVDDLAAQLTIEDDVAKAVDSPIAGKSIVFTGSLEQMTRDEAKARAEALGARVVGSISKKTDIVVAGPGAGSKLTKAQDLGLTVWDEAAWMDVAEG is encoded by the coding sequence ATGGAACGGCACGCGGCGCTCGCCGCGGAGATCGCCGAGCACGACAAGCGCTACTTCCAGGACGACGCGCCCACCGTCTCGGACGCCGAATACGACGCGCTGCGGCGCGAGCTGGAAGACCTCGAGACGGAGCACCCGGAGCTTGCCGACGGCTCCACCGCCGGGATCGGTGCCGCCCCGTCCGGCGCCTTCGCGACGGTCGAGCATCCGGTCGACATGCTCTCCCTCAACAAGGCGCTGACCGACGAGGAGGTGTCCGAGTTCATCGTCCGCGTGCGCCGCTTCCTCAAGCTCCCCGCCGACGAGACGCCCGCCACCACCGCCGAACCGAAGATCGACGGCCTCTCCATCTCGCTGCGCTACGAGGCGCGTCGCCTCGTCGTCGCCGCCACCCGCGGCGACGGGCACACCGGCGAGAACGTCACCGCCAACGTCGCCCACGTCGCTGCGATCCCGCAGACGCTGCCGAAGGACGCGCCGGACATCTTCGAGATCCGCGGCGAGGTCTATATGACCCACGACGCGTTCGACGCCCTCAACGCCCGCCTCGCCGAGGACGGGAAGAACCCCGTCGCCAACCCGCGCAACGCCGCCGCCGGGTCGCTGCGTCAGGTGGACCCGGCCAAGACCGCCGACCGGCCGCTCGACTTCTTCGCCTATGGCTGGGGCGAGGTCTCCGCGCTTCCCGCTGACACCCAGCACGGCATGATCGAGGCGCTGAAGTCCTACGGGATGCCGGTGAACCCGCTCACGCGCATCTGCCACGGCCTCGACGAGATGCTGGCCGCCTACGCCGACGTCGCCGCCCTCCGGTCCGAGCTGCCCTATGACATCGACGGGATGGTCTACAAGCTCGACCGGCTGGACCTGCAGCGGCGCCTCGGCGAGCGGGAACGGCGCCCACGCTGGGCCGTCGCCCACAAGTTCCCCGCCGAGCGCGCCGTCACCACGCTGGAGGACATCGAGATCCAGGTCGGCCGCACCGGCGCGCTGACCCCCGTCGCGCGGCTCGCGCCGATCACCATCGGCGGCGTCGTCGTGCGCAACGCCACCCTCCACAACGCCGACGAGATCGCCCGGCTCGACGCCCGCATCGGCGACACGGTCGAGATCCAGCGCGCCGGCGACGTGATCCCCCAGGTGCTGCGCGTCCTGAAGGACAAGCGGCCCGAGGGGGCGGCGCCCTACGTGTTCCCCGACCATTGCCCGGTCTGCGGCTCGAAGGTCGAGCAGGAGACGAACCCCGGGACAAACCAGCCGGGCGTCGTGCGCCGCTGCACCGGCGGCCTCATCTGCCCCGCCCAGCAGTACGAACGCCTGCGCCACTTCGTGAGCCGCGCCGCGTTCGACATCGAGGGCCTCGGCGCCAAGCAGATCGCCGCCTTCCACTCCGAGGGGCTGATCGACACCCCCGCCGACATCTTCACGCTGGAGGCGCGCGACGCCGGGCGGCAAGAGGGCGAGCGGATCATCGACCGCGAGGGTTATGGCGAGACGAGCGTCCGGAACCTCTTCGACTCCATCGAGAGCCGGCGCACCATTCCGCTCCGCCGCATGATCTACGCCCTCGGCATCCGCCGCGTCGGCGAGGTCTCGGCCCGCGTCCTCGCCCGCCACTTCCAGTCCTGGGCAGCCTTCCGCGCCGCCATGGGCAGCCTCGCGATGGACGTCGACGCCCGCGCCGAGCGCCGGCGGATCCTGCGCGCGGCCGGCAAGCGCAAGCGCAGCGCCGACGCGGCGGCCGAGGTGCTGGCCCTGCCGGACGTGTCGAAGGAGGCCCTCGCCGCGGACGAGCTGCGCGACGAGCTGACCGTGATCGACGGGATCGGCGAGGTGGTCGTCGACGCCCTCGAGGCGTTCTTCGAGGAACCCCGCAACGTCGCCGCCGTCGACGACCTGGCGGCCCAGCTCACCATCGAGGACGACGTCGCGAAGGCCGTGGACTCGCCGATCGCCGGCAAGTCCATCGTCTTCACCGGATCGCTCGAGCAGATGACCCGCGACGAGGCCAAGGCCCGCGCCGAGGCGCTCGGGGCCCGGGTCGTCGGCTCGATCTCGAAGAAGACCGACATCGTGGTCGCGGGGCCCGGCGCCGGGTCGAAGCTCACCAAGGCGCAGGACCTCGGCCTCACTGTCTGGGACGAGGCGGCGTGGATGGACGTCGCCGAGGGGTAG
- a CDS encoding DNA helicase: MKLSVPIHRLKRRARLMSRDRRIALARALDLVARDEGFAAWSELAARTARSSPAGTILARLEAGDLMLLGARPRQGKTVLGLEILRDAVREGRHAVFFTLELTERETRDHLHALADGAGDGTGESGGDGGERVRVVASDDISAAVIMRELSGAPRGTVAVVDYLQALDQRRSNPELGAQVEALDAFARAEGVILVFLSQIDRSYDPALKPLPDLGDIRLPNRLDPARFTKTCFLHAGRALFEATAP; encoded by the coding sequence ATGAAACTGTCCGTCCCCATCCATCGCCTGAAGCGCCGCGCCCGGCTGATGTCCCGCGACCGCAGGATCGCCCTCGCCAGGGCCCTCGACCTCGTCGCCCGCGACGAAGGCTTTGCCGCCTGGAGCGAGCTTGCCGCCAGGACCGCGCGATCCTCGCCGGCCGGCACGATCCTCGCCCGGCTGGAAGCGGGCGACCTGATGCTGCTCGGCGCCCGCCCGCGCCAGGGCAAGACCGTGCTCGGCCTCGAGATCCTGCGCGATGCGGTCCGGGAGGGGCGCCACGCGGTCTTCTTCACGCTGGAGCTCACCGAGAGGGAGACCCGCGACCATCTCCACGCGCTCGCTGACGGTGCGGGGGACGGCACAGGGGAGAGCGGCGGGGACGGCGGCGAGCGCGTGCGCGTCGTCGCGTCCGACGACATCAGCGCCGCCGTCATCATGCGTGAGCTGTCCGGCGCGCCGCGCGGCACCGTGGCCGTCGTCGACTACCTGCAGGCCCTCGACCAGCGGCGGAGCAATCCGGAACTCGGCGCCCAGGTCGAGGCACTCGATGCGTTCGCGCGCGCCGAGGGGGTGATCCTGGTGTTCCTGTCCCAGATCGACCGCTCGTACGATCCGGCGCTCAAGCCCTTGCCGGATCTCGGCGACATCCGCCTGCCCAACCGCCTCGACCCGGCGCGGTTCACCAAGACGTGCTTCCTCCATGCGGGCCGGGCGCTGTTCGAGGCCACCGCTCCGTAG
- the recN gene encoding DNA repair protein RecN: MLSRLIVRNIVLIEALDLDLEAGFTVLTGETGAGKSILLDALALALGAKADGKLVRTGETSGSVAASFAIAPTHPACAILDELGIPRDDTLNVRRVLSSDGKARAFVNDQPVSVGLLRDLAPLLVEVHGQHADRALMSPASHRRLLDAFGGLAGEATHVSVLWQTLKDAEAALAEHEAALEKAREEADFLRASVDELSKLDPEPGEEERLSSHRQAMGAAEKVATDLEEAASSLEGSKSPIPTLAGVLRKLERKAAGAEDQLNPVMDALAAALDALEEARSTIADAQRSLDFDPQQMVELEERLFALRAASRKYKVSVDDLADLASRMADELADLDAGEARSDILTQAVTTAEKAYRSAAEGLSDRRAVAAEALEAAVAAELGPLKLDKARFIVRREAANPGPEGLDQIAFHVKTNPGSPEGPIMKVASGGELSRFLLALKVCLADKGSASTLIFDEIDTGVGGAVSDAIGSRMARLADNLQVVSITHAPQVAARADHHLLIAKSSNGSQTATAVRILDLAARREEIARMLAGATVTDEARAAATKLIEA; this comes from the coding sequence GTGCTCTCACGGCTGATCGTTCGAAATATCGTTCTGATCGAAGCGCTGGATCTCGATCTGGAGGCGGGCTTCACCGTCCTCACCGGCGAGACCGGCGCGGGCAAGTCCATCCTCCTCGATGCGCTGGCGCTCGCCCTCGGGGCGAAGGCGGACGGCAAGCTCGTGCGCACGGGTGAGACCTCCGGCTCAGTCGCCGCGAGCTTCGCCATCGCGCCCACCCATCCCGCCTGCGCCATCCTCGACGAGCTGGGCATTCCGCGCGACGATACGCTCAACGTGCGCCGCGTCCTGTCCAGCGACGGCAAGGCCCGCGCCTTCGTCAACGACCAGCCGGTGAGCGTCGGCCTCCTGCGCGACCTTGCGCCGCTGCTGGTCGAGGTGCACGGCCAGCACGCCGACCGCGCGCTGATGTCGCCCGCCTCCCACCGCCGCCTGCTCGACGCGTTCGGCGGGCTCGCCGGCGAGGCGACGCACGTCTCGGTCCTGTGGCAGACGCTGAAGGATGCGGAGGCCGCCCTAGCCGAGCACGAGGCCGCGCTCGAGAAGGCGCGCGAGGAGGCGGACTTCCTGCGCGCCTCGGTCGACGAGCTCAGCAAGCTCGACCCCGAGCCGGGTGAGGAGGAGCGGCTCTCGTCCCACCGCCAGGCCATGGGCGCGGCCGAGAAGGTCGCGACCGACCTCGAGGAGGCGGCGTCCTCCCTGGAGGGCTCGAAGTCGCCCATCCCGACGCTCGCCGGCGTTCTGCGCAAGCTCGAACGCAAGGCGGCCGGTGCCGAGGATCAGCTCAACCCGGTGATGGACGCCCTCGCCGCGGCGCTCGACGCTCTCGAGGAGGCGCGAAGCACCATAGCCGACGCGCAGCGCTCGCTCGACTTCGACCCGCAGCAGATGGTCGAGCTGGAGGAGCGGCTGTTCGCGCTTCGCGCCGCGTCGCGCAAGTACAAGGTCTCGGTGGACGACCTCGCCGACCTCGCGAGCCGCATGGCCGACGAGCTCGCCGACCTCGACGCCGGGGAGGCGCGCAGCGACATCCTCACCCAGGCCGTCACCACCGCGGAGAAGGCCTACCGCAGCGCCGCCGAGGGGCTCTCCGACCGTCGGGCCGTCGCCGCCGAGGCGCTGGAGGCCGCCGTCGCCGCCGAGCTCGGGCCGCTGAAGCTCGACAAGGCCCGCTTCATCGTGCGCCGCGAGGCCGCGAACCCCGGCCCCGAGGGGCTCGACCAGATCGCCTTCCACGTGAAGACCAACCCCGGCTCGCCGGAAGGGCCGATCATGAAGGTCGCCTCGGGCGGCGAGCTGTCGCGCTTCCTCCTGGCGCTCAAGGTCTGCCTCGCCGACAAGGGCTCCGCCTCGACCCTCATCTTCGACGAGATCGACACCGGCGTCGGCGGCGCCGTGTCCGACGCCATCGGCTCTCGCATGGCGCGCCTCGCGGACAATCTGCAGGTGGTCTCGATCACCCATGCGCCGCAGGTCGCGGCCCGGGCGGACCACCACCTGCTGATCGCAAAGTCCTCCAACGGGTCGCAGACCGCGACCGCCGTGCGGATCCTCGACCTCGCGGCGCGGCGCGAGGAGATCGCCCGCATGCTCGCCGGCGCGACCGTCACCGACGAGGCCCGTGCCGCCGCCACCAAGCTGATCGAGGCGTAG
- a CDS encoding outer membrane protein assembly factor BamD, with the protein MVMRFARPLAALILVVGLGACGNRVTELDFEDRPADELYNEALVLMNEGDYQTAALKFEEVERLHPYSELGRKAQVMQAFASYSRGRYTDAAIAAKRYIALHPGSEDAAYAQYILAMSYYKQIPDVTRDQEGTERALDAFKTLIDKYPDSEYTDDGRRKYRAAQNQLAGHEMEIGRYYLERNENLAAINRFRVVVEKYQQTDQIEEALFRLTESYYALGVTQEAQTAAAVLGHNFPNSRWYKDAYSLLQNGGFSPDENKTSWISRAFDGFNVL; encoded by the coding sequence ATGGTGATGCGTTTCGCACGGCCGCTCGCGGCCCTGATCCTCGTCGTTGGCCTGGGTGCGTGCGGTAACCGCGTCACCGAGCTGGACTTCGAGGACCGTCCTGCGGACGAGCTCTACAACGAAGCCCTCGTCCTCATGAACGAGGGCGACTACCAGACCGCCGCCCTCAAGTTCGAGGAGGTCGAGCGCCTCCACCCCTATTCCGAGCTCGGTCGCAAGGCGCAGGTCATGCAGGCCTTCGCCAGCTACTCGCGCGGCCGCTACACGGACGCGGCGATCGCCGCCAAGCGCTACATCGCCCTCCATCCGGGGAGCGAGGACGCCGCCTACGCGCAGTACATCCTCGCCATGTCCTACTACAAGCAAATCCCGGACGTGACGCGAGACCAGGAGGGGACCGAGCGGGCCCTCGACGCGTTCAAGACCCTGATCGACAAGTATCCCGACTCCGAATACACCGACGACGGCCGCCGCAAGTACCGCGCCGCGCAGAACCAGCTCGCCGGACACGAGATGGAGATCGGCCGCTACTACCTTGAGCGGAACGAGAACCTCGCGGCGATCAACCGCTTCCGCGTGGTGGTCGAGAAATACCAGCAGACGGACCAGATCGAGGAGGCGCTGTTCCGCCTCACCGAATCCTACTATGCTCTCGGCGTGACGCAGGAGGCGCAGACCGCGGCCGCCGTGCTGGGCCACAACTTCCCGAACAGCCGCTGGTACAAGGACGCGTATTCGCTTCTCCAGAACGGCGGCTTCTCGCCGGACGAGAACAAGACGAGCTGGATCAGCCGCGCATTCGACGGCTTCAACGTTCTTTAA
- the lpxC gene encoding UDP-3-O-acyl-N-acetylglucosamine deacetylase, protein MVDEYAPPARRLVRPVTFRGVGVHTGADVACVVNPGEDGVRFHRTDTGGTVTASWRHVAATQLQTVIRSDETSVATVEHFMSAMSALGIWAAEVEIDGPEVPILDGSAAPFLAALADASEPVEGGRAVRVLQPVSVRIGRGFASLLPFPSRRFDVGIDFADAAIGEQRALFDFAAGDYGAEVAPARTFGRLKDIKRLRRRGFGRGASLDNAVAVDGATVVNPEGLRFADEFARHKLLDAVGDLALAEAPILGLYRSHRGGHRLNYALLDKLFARAENFQLLPN, encoded by the coding sequence ATGGTCGACGAATATGCACCTCCGGCCCGCCGCCTCGTGCGGCCGGTCACCTTCCGCGGCGTCGGCGTCCACACGGGCGCTGACGTCGCGTGCGTCGTGAACCCCGGTGAGGACGGCGTGCGCTTCCACCGGACGGACACCGGCGGCACCGTCACCGCGAGCTGGCGCCACGTCGCCGCGACGCAGCTCCAGACCGTGATCCGCAGCGACGAGACGTCGGTCGCGACCGTCGAACACTTCATGAGCGCGATGTCCGCCCTCGGCATCTGGGCCGCCGAGGTGGAGATCGACGGGCCGGAGGTGCCGATCCTCGACGGCAGCGCCGCCCCGTTCCTCGCCGCGCTCGCCGATGCGTCGGAGCCGGTCGAAGGGGGCCGGGCGGTCAGGGTGCTGCAACCGGTTTCCGTGCGCATCGGGCGCGGTTTCGCATCGCTCCTGCCGTTCCCGTCGCGCCGCTTCGACGTCGGGATCGACTTTGCCGACGCCGCGATCGGCGAGCAGCGGGCCCTGTTCGACTTCGCCGCGGGGGACTACGGCGCCGAGGTCGCGCCAGCGCGCACGTTCGGTCGGCTGAAGGACATCAAGCGCCTGCGCCGCCGGGGGTTCGGGCGCGGCGCCTCGCTCGACAACGCGGTCGCGGTGGACGGCGCGACGGTGGTGAACCCGGAAGGGCTGCGCTTCGCCGACGAGTTCGCACGGCACAAGCTGCTGGACGCGGTGGGCGACCTCGCCCTCGCGGAGGCGCCCATCCTGGGGCTCTACCGCAGTCACCGGGGCGGCCACCGGCTGAACTATGCGCTGCTCGACAAGCTGTTCGCGCGAGCGGAAAACTTTCAATTGTTGCCAAATTGA
- the ftsZ gene encoding cell division protein FtsZ translates to MSSINLKTPDLTELKPRIMVFGVGGAGCNAVNNMIEAGLAGCDFVVANTDAQSLNLSKSERVIQMGIAVTEGLGAGSQPDVGRAAAEEVIDEIADHLSGSHMVFITAGMGGGTGTGAAPVVARVARDQGILTVGVVTRPFQFEGMRRARLAEAGIEELAQHVDTLIVIPNQNLFRIANAQTTFADAFAMADQVLYSGVACITDLMVKEGLINLDFADVRSVMRNMGKAMMGTGEASGDNRAMLAAEAAISNPLLDETSMKGARGLLVSVVGGKDLTLFEVDEATTRIREEVDDDANIIFGATFDDSLEGIIRVSVVATGIDQEPGEEEDDHPLDTRVLSFAGRAVRGAKPEAGAAAASDHNQVAIAAVAAELDDFEAALEPIDKAEVLEDEEDLEVPLDDRDDFAAPEPRQAARAAREEPAAEYHEGDSRRPMGILRGLIGRSRREDDEDAEFAPVEPRAQRRRQQVRAQRQELARLPAPEPAYEDEVEEAPRQQRRMRQRPEAQARRQRREEEPVSRQRPAQRSSDEDQLEIPAFLRRQAN, encoded by the coding sequence ATGTCGTCCATTAACCTGAAGACGCCCGACCTGACCGAGCTGAAGCCACGCATCATGGTGTTCGGCGTCGGCGGGGCAGGGTGCAACGCCGTCAACAACATGATCGAGGCTGGCCTTGCGGGCTGCGACTTCGTCGTGGCGAACACCGACGCCCAGTCGCTGAACCTGTCCAAGTCCGAGCGCGTCATCCAGATGGGCATCGCGGTGACCGAGGGCCTCGGCGCCGGTTCGCAGCCGGACGTCGGCCGTGCCGCGGCGGAGGAGGTGATCGACGAGATCGCCGACCACCTGTCCGGTTCCCACATGGTGTTCATCACCGCCGGCATGGGCGGTGGCACGGGCACGGGTGCAGCTCCGGTCGTGGCGCGGGTGGCGCGCGACCAGGGTATACTGACCGTTGGCGTGGTCACCCGACCGTTCCAGTTCGAGGGTATGCGCCGTGCCCGTCTCGCCGAAGCTGGAATTGAAGAACTCGCGCAGCACGTCGATACGCTGATCGTCATCCCGAACCAGAACCTGTTCCGCATCGCCAACGCGCAGACGACCTTCGCGGACGCCTTCGCGATGGCCGACCAGGTGCTCTACTCGGGCGTGGCCTGCATCACCGACCTGATGGTGAAGGAAGGCCTCATCAACCTCGACTTCGCCGACGTGCGCTCCGTCATGCGCAACATGGGCAAGGCGATGATGGGCACCGGCGAGGCGTCGGGCGACAACCGCGCGATGCTGGCCGCCGAGGCCGCCATCTCCAACCCGCTCCTCGACGAGACCTCCATGAAGGGCGCCCGCGGCCTTCTGGTCTCCGTCGTCGGCGGCAAGGACCTCACCCTCTTCGAGGTGGACGAGGCGACGACCCGCATCCGCGAGGAAGTGGACGACGACGCCAACATCATCTTCGGCGCGACCTTCGACGACTCGCTGGAAGGCATCATCCGCGTGTCGGTGGTGGCGACCGGCATCGACCAGGAGCCGGGCGAGGAAGAAGACGACCACCCGCTCGACACCCGCGTCCTCTCCTTCGCCGGCCGCGCGGTGCGCGGTGCGAAGCCCGAGGCCGGCGCGGCCGCAGCCTCCGACCACAACCAGGTCGCGATCGCCGCGGTGGCGGCCGAGCTCGACGACTTCGAGGCCGCCCTCGAGCCGATCGACAAGGCCGAGGTCCTCGAGGACGAGGAGGACCTTGAGGTCCCTTTGGACGACAGGGACGACTTCGCCGCGCCTGAGCCGCGCCAGGCGGCCCGCGCCGCCCGCGAGGAGCCCGCGGCCGAGTACCACGAGGGCGACAGCCGCCGCCCGATGGGGATCCTGAGGGGCCTGATCGGTCGCTCGCGCCGCGAAGATGACGAGGACGCCGAGTTCGCGCCGGTCGAGCCGCGCGCCCAGCGCCGCCGCCAGCAGGTTCGCGCCCAGCGCCAGGAACTCGCCCGCCTGCCGGCGCCCGAGCCCGCCTACGAGGACGAGGTCGAGGAGGCGCCGCGTCAGCAGCGCCGCATGCGCCAGCGTCCCGAGGCCCAGGCCCGCCGCCAGCGCCGTGAGGAGGAGCCCGTCTCCCGCCAGCGTCCCGCCCAGCGTTCGTCGGACGAGGACCAGCTCGAGATCCCGGCCTTCCTGCGCCGCCAGGCCAACTGA